Proteins from a single region of Apium graveolens cultivar Ventura chromosome 7, ASM990537v1, whole genome shotgun sequence:
- the LOC141673531 gene encoding uncharacterized protein LOC141673531 — protein MRIALSSKLKLGFIDGLYVKPTNATLLLHWNRCNDIVISWILNTVSPEIRQSVMYMTVAKDIWDDFAIRFAQTNVPKLFNLRKEIASLHQGNMSKSAYFTKFRTLNDELDAFSVVPHCDCRKYTCGVNKKLDVLSKSTRLSQFLTGLSNQYTAIRGHLLLMTLVPSLSAAYSLLLQEENQRDISSTSVVSTYSVALSVRN, from the coding sequence ATGCGCATAGCGTTGTCATCTAAACTTAAATTAGGTTTTATTGATGGATTGTATGTTAAGCCTACAAATGCTACCTTACTTTTACACTGGAATCGTTGCAATGATATCGTAATCTCATGGATTTTAAACACTGTTTCACCTGAGATACGACAAAGTGTAATGTATATGACGGTAGCTAAGGACATTTGGGATGATTTTGCGATAAGATTTGCTCAAACAAATGTTCCTAAATTGTTTAATCTGAGAAAGGAAATTGCATCTCTGCATCAAGGCAATATGTCGAAATCTGCGTACTTCACAAAATTTAGAACTCTAAATGATGAATTAGATGCCTTTTCTGTGGTACCTCATTGTGATTGTAGAAAGTACACATGTGGAGTTAATAAAAAACTTGATGTTCTGAGTAAAAGTACTAGGTTGTCGCAATTTCTTACGGGACTATCTAATCAATACACTGCCATAAGAGGTCATTTGCTGCTGATGACACTTGTGCCAAGTCTTAGTGCTGCATATAGTTTATTATTGCAAGAGGAGAATCAGAGGGATATTAGTTCTACCAGTGTAGTGTCTACATACTCTGTTGCTTTATCTGTGCGAAATTAG
- the LOC141672161 gene encoding uncharacterized protein LOC141672161, producing MELKSSSSQLHSVSTFDQTVDLNDHLFSSIVTLYILIFLYFPTIFLNIVFSPVFVSTGVLLVYLLRLGAIQDNKKESHSLEALQSNESSYKTKPNQAYTLCPTEEEGKMYTNVMSTTKNTELSNDETYTLDSCDFKFENVENSFVEWNVKAPLEIIYEDDEEEDNDKNENRFKGIERYPSLSLYYPKSDSDCSSDDDFAMDMNWESTDGASETFRWGEKGEELIEIALDGKRRSQFFNDEEDSLIEIDISPGRNNEFAGLY from the coding sequence ATGGAGCTAAAGTCATCATCATCTCAACTTCATTCAGTTTCTACATTTGATCAAACAGTTGATTTAAATGATCATCTCTTTTCTAGCATCGTTACACTCTACATTctgatctttctttattttcctACAATTTTCTTGAATATAGTTTTCTCCCCAGTTTTCGTTTCGACAGGAGTTTTATTAGTTTATCTTCTAAGATTAGGAGCAATTCAAGACAATAAAAAAGAATCGCACTCCTTGGAGGCACTACAATCCAATGAATCGAGTTataaaaccaaaccaaaccaagcATACACACTATGTCCGACTGAGGAGGAGGGTAAAATGTACACAAACGTTATGTCCACTACAAAGAATACAGAGCTTTCAAATGATGAGACTTATACATTGGATTCATGCGATTTCAAATTTGAAAATGTGGAGAACTCGTTTGTTGAGTGGAATGTAAAAGCACCATTGGAGATTATTTACGAGGATGACGAAGAAGAAGATAATGATAAAAATGAGAATCGCTTTAAGGGCATTGAGAGGTATCCTTCCTTATCACTTTATTATCCTAAATCAGACAGTGATTGTTCATCGGATGATGATTTTGCGATGGACATGAACTGGGAGTCGACAGATGGTGCATCAGAAACTTTCAGGTGGGGTGAAAAGGGAGAAGAATTGATTGAGATTGCATTAGATGGGAAGAGAAGGAGCCAGTTTTTTAACGATGAAGAAGACAGTCTTATTGAAATTGACATTTCTCCTGGGAGAAATAATGAATTTGCCGGCCTGTATTAG
- the LOC141673532 gene encoding uncharacterized protein LOC141673532: MPNIMRNQSGFETVSESPLSIVLEKARIDRTLKTPSLDHFDGSSDPLAFLNTFDGRMVFFGHSKIVRCQFFSTCLQGTALRWYSNLPPRSIDSWVTLKSKFQARFSSNYKGIKVTAYLMMMHQRSGESLRSFLTQFREEIAEIPDLIEQMTVNFLTTGIDKSRHGLLLEEIFEKRTKTLQTAFQIIEHRMMLQEAVSCIQSPRRSSRHERRRSYSPRSPARERRHERHRTPLPRVDDRLLRDRRERDWQPRTRPEKEFTKLNTEKTKILAVLKTEPDYRPPRPMKGKICRGQLVHYVQEEDNPRYHHRDEEDRVIDVIFGGAAAGGFSHNSRKTYAREIFNVNPSTVKRPRANSTPVISFSDDDYHPGLIEGHQDALVITTRVGNNTVKKMLVDNGSSVDVLYHHTFSWMDIGDRRLENSRAPLYGFTRNEVHVVGAIDMPVLFGSPPLPNLEGR; this comes from the exons ATGCCTAACATCATGAGGAATCAATCAGGATTTGAAACTGTCTCTGAAAGCCCTTTATCTATCGTCCTCGAGAAAGCGCGCATCGACAGGACATTAAAAACTCCTTCCCTCGATCACTTCGATGGATCTTCAGACCCGTTGGCATTTCTCAACACATTCGACGGACGAATGGTTTTCTTCGGCCACTCTAAAATCGTCCGTTGTCAGTTTTTCtctacatgccttcaaggcacaGCACTCCGATGGTATAGCAATTTGCCTCCTCGGTCCATCGATTCATGGGTAACCTTAAAAAGCAAATTCCAGGCCCGGTTCTCCAGTAACTACAAAGGCATCAAGGTCACAGCATATTTGATGATGATGCACCAACGCTCAGGTGAGAGCCTTCGCAGCTTTTTAACCCAATTCAGGGAAGAGATCGCCGAGATTCCAGATTTAATTGAACAAATGACCGTCAACTTCTTAACGACAGGTATCGATAAGTCACGACATGGATTACTCCTAgaagaaatttttgaaaaaaggACAAAGACTCTCCAAACAGCATTCCAAATTATCGAACATCGTATGATGCTACAAGAAGCAGTGAGCTGCATTCAGTCACCCCGACGCTCTTCAAGGCATGAACGTCGTCGTAGCTATAGCCCGCGATCTCCCGCGCGAGAGAGACGCCATGAGCGTCATCGAACACCACTGCCACGTGTGGATGATCGCCTTCTGAGGGATAGAAGGGAAAGGGACTGGCAACCCCGCACTCGACCAGAAAAAGAGTTCACTAAATTGAACACAGAGAAGACAAAAATTCTGGCAGTTCTAAAAACAGAACCAGACTACAGACCACCAAGGCCCATGAAG GGAAAGATCTGTCGGGGACAGTTAGTACATTACGTACAAGAAGAAGACAATCCTAGATATCACCATCGAGATGAAGAGGATCGGGTCATTGACGTCATATTTGGAGGAGCAGCTGCCGGAGGATTCTCTCACAACTCCAGGAAAACATACGCTCGAGAAATCTTCAACGTCAATCCCTCGACAGTTAAACGCCCTCGCGCGAACTCGACTCCGGTCATTTCCTTCTCCGATGATGATTATCATCCGGGGCTCATTGAGGGTCATCAAGATGCTCTTGTCATCACAACCCGAGTAGGAAATAATACTGTGAAAAAGATGTTGGTCGACAACGGAAGTTCTGTCGATGTTCTCTACCATCACACCTTTTCGTGGATGGATATCGGAGATCGACGACTCGAAAACTCCCGAGCACCGTTGTACGGATTTACCAGAAATGAGGTCCATGTAGTGGGGGCCATTGATATGCCAGTCCTCTTTGGCTCACCACCTTTGCCAAATTTGGAAGGTCGTTAA